Proteins from one Actinobacillus delphinicola genomic window:
- a CDS encoding aminodeoxychorismate synthase component I, with protein sequence MQNFISQANIYGTKRQPCFFYIDFEQQKPVILPLATLDPKQIAFSFPEKRNIEPQSIPIKLEWNELPKPIDFETYQQGFDIVQAGLKQGNSYLLNLTFPTEVFPNATLEEIFYATDAPFKLYVAGQFVYFSPEAFVKTRNNQIMTFPMKGTLTTTYEYLAQDKAALLANVKEQREHYTIVDLMRNDLAMVAQNVQVKRFRYVEEIVTGKNIILQTSSEICGELGESWQDRLGDMIASLLPAGSISGAPKEKTVEIIQNAERQERGYYTGIFGYFDGEDLHSAVAIRFIEKRGERYFFHSGGGITLHSHVREEYAELLAKVRFPQREVL encoded by the coding sequence TTGCAAAATTTTATTTCCCAAGCAAATATCTACGGCACAAAGCGTCAACCTTGCTTTTTTTACATTGATTTTGAACAGCAAAAACCCGTGATATTGCCCCTTGCTACGTTAGATCCTAAGCAAATCGCTTTTTCTTTCCCTGAAAAAAGGAATATCGAACCGCAATCGATTCCGATTAAATTAGAATGGAACGAGTTACCAAAGCCTATTGATTTTGAAACTTATCAGCAGGGATTTGATATCGTGCAAGCGGGTTTGAAACAGGGGAATTCGTACTTATTAAATTTAACGTTTCCTACTGAAGTTTTCCCAAATGCGACATTGGAAGAGATTTTTTATGCGACCGATGCTCCCTTTAAATTGTATGTAGCAGGGCAGTTTGTTTATTTTTCACCAGAGGCGTTTGTTAAAACACGAAATAATCAAATCATGACCTTCCCAATGAAAGGAACCCTCACCACCACCTACGAATACTTAGCCCAAGATAAAGCCGCATTACTTGCGAATGTCAAAGAGCAACGTGAGCATTATACGATTGTCGATCTGATGCGAAATGATTTGGCGATGGTGGCGCAGAATGTGCAGGTAAAACGGTTCCGCTATGTGGAAGAAATTGTGACAGGCAAAAATATTATTTTGCAAACCAGCTCAGAGATTTGTGGGGAGCTTGGCGAAAGTTGGCAAGATCGATTAGGTGATATGATCGCAAGTTTACTTCCCGCAGGATCAATCAGTGGCGCACCGAAAGAAAAAACAGTTGAGATTATCCAAAATGCCGAACGGCAAGAACGAGGCTACTACACTGGAATTTTTGGCTATTTTGATGGAGAAGATCTGCATAGTGCCGTGGCAATTCGGTTTATTGAAAAACGAGGCGAACGGTATTTTTTCCATAGTGGTGGTGGCATTACTTTGCATAGCCATGTACGGGAAGAATATGCCGAACTCCTTGCCAAAGTGCGCTTTCCGCAGCGTGAGGTCTTATGA
- a CDS encoding aminotransferase class IV family protein, whose translation MIFPLFETFRYENGQLYHLDFHQERYQRSIREFFGKHIHAPIFEEIFMQFGQYQRLPETGLYRLRLAYNLTKFDLQIFPYERKVYRAFKPIVCDDIDYHLKFTDRHHLQKLLPPIGEADEVIIIKNGSVTDCTIGNLVFRSGDSWFTPNTPLLAGTQRAYLLATQQIQSVSIRQNDLNQFEEVRLINALNPLNL comes from the coding sequence ATGATATTTCCCCTTTTTGAAACCTTTCGTTATGAAAATGGGCAGCTTTATCATCTTGATTTTCATCAAGAACGCTACCAACGTAGCATTCGAGAATTTTTTGGAAAACATATTCACGCCCCGATTTTCGAAGAAATTTTTATGCAATTTGGGCAGTATCAGCGATTACCCGAAACGGGACTTTACCGTTTACGCTTGGCTTATAATCTGACGAAGTTTGATTTGCAAATTTTTCCTTATGAACGCAAAGTTTATCGGGCATTTAAACCGATCGTGTGTGATGACATTGATTACCACCTAAAATTCACTGATCGCCATCATTTACAAAAATTATTGCCCCCAATAGGCGAGGCAGATGAAGTGATCATCATAAAAAATGGATCCGTCACAGATTGCACGATTGGTAATTTAGTTTTCCGTTCAGGTGATAGTTGGTTTACGCCTAATACGCCACTGCTTGCGGGAACGCAACGGGCTTATTTATTGGCAACCCAGCAAATACAATCCGTATCGATTCGGCAAAATGATTTAAACCAATTTGAAGAAGTACGCCTAATTAATGCGTTAAATCCTTTAAACTTATAA
- a CDS encoding RidA family protein, with product MTKIIHTEKAPAAIGPYVQAVEAGNMLYTSGQIPVDPATGTVSDDIATQARQSLENIKAIVEEAGLAVRDIIKTTIFVKDLNDFATVNEVYQAFFSANKHPSFPARSCVEVARLPKDVKIEIEAIAFRK from the coding sequence ATGACAAAAATCATTCATACTGAAAAAGCACCTGCTGCGATTGGTCCTTATGTACAAGCAGTAGAAGCGGGTAATATGTTATACACCTCAGGACAAATTCCTGTCGATCCAGCAACGGGTACAGTTAGTGATGATATCGCTACTCAAGCACGTCAGTCTTTGGAAAATATCAAAGCAATCGTCGAAGAAGCAGGATTAGCGGTACGCGATATTATTAAAACTACTATTTTCGTAAAAGATCTGAATGACTTTGCAACCGTAAATGAAGTTTACCAAGCTTTCTTTAGTGCAAACAAACATCCAAGTTTCCCTGCACGTTCTTGCGTGGAAGTCGCACGTTTACCAAAAGACGTAAAAATTGAAATTGAAGCTATCGCTTTCCGTAAGTAA
- a CDS encoding SGNH/GDSL hydrolase family protein, with product MKLSKLSLLLVSLYSVNTFANPNVVVFGDSLSDIGQNGWLHAATYNMPNGKLNKLYTQDIDPTLKASTKGGTDYAFSGGVIDSANFANPAALSKVPTVVVSGQIQQYLKHGVDKNAMHIVWAGGNDMAAILKGIQEKLADALPTPAQVQAAKEAMTKKLTDLGASLEKAVKAGKLPPQKAKEMLDSAKESAQKQAAAQTNAAVQNAVAKLMTPQNIALLKEKVGTMAKLMAQDVATLQKAGVNQIVLPTIPNVSITPEFQKLLAGAPPSMRSQVAQAASLLTDLVNRAITESVNQAGHNIVRINTNALFEDMLKHPQNYGLKYIQGDACGDNSSAAGKCTPAVIAKVKDPNSYLFADPFHPGPVAHKAFADYVLNVVNTPKAFAVLPSLLQQQTELSLEHLRHNDELNSNYSGLQVSVAHDQAKNVHMTHLNVAFHFNPNWQWQVQVSEGRNHLDSYQQTYLSNRSIVADTALRYNGDNYWLGALAGVNRGKFYTDRMNQIGLSTHEQQSHTTGKDFHFGVYGGYAWNFDPMTLIASADLTQSFKHIEGFNTGNDPLMQMYIQDRNQNSLVSGVELETRFQLDSFKPYVRTRLSREWHRSVESVNAYYNGSVFSTDVAKLKPYTWNVQAGVLYQPTDLPVSASVSVVRDLKQPLLPRNTVYQASLSYHF from the coding sequence ATGAAACTCTCAAAACTCTCTCTCCTTTTAGTTTCACTTTATTCAGTCAATACTTTTGCAAACCCAAATGTGGTTGTGTTTGGTGATAGTTTAAGTGATATTGGTCAAAATGGTTGGTTACATGCGGCAACGTACAATATGCCAAACGGTAAGTTGAATAAACTTTATACTCAAGATATTGATCCAACATTAAAAGCCTCTACAAAAGGCGGAACAGACTACGCATTTAGCGGTGGCGTGATTGATAGTGCAAATTTTGCAAATCCAGCTGCGCTTTCTAAAGTACCAACTGTTGTTGTGTCTGGACAGATCCAACAATATCTCAAACACGGTGTCGATAAAAATGCGATGCATATTGTTTGGGCGGGCGGTAATGATATGGCTGCAATTTTAAAAGGTATCCAAGAAAAATTAGCAGACGCACTACCAACTCCTGCTCAAGTTCAAGCTGCAAAAGAAGCGATGACGAAAAAATTAACCGATCTTGGTGCGAGTTTAGAAAAAGCAGTGAAGGCAGGAAAATTACCGCCACAAAAAGCAAAAGAAATGTTAGATAGTGCAAAAGAATCTGCACAAAAACAAGCTGCAGCACAAACAAATGCTGCTGTACAAAACGCAGTTGCTAAATTGATGACACCACAAAATATCGCTTTATTAAAAGAGAAAGTGGGGACCATGGCAAAACTCATGGCACAAGATGTGGCAACTTTACAAAAAGCAGGCGTAAACCAAATTGTTTTACCAACGATTCCTAATGTCAGCATTACCCCAGAATTTCAAAAATTACTTGCAGGCGCACCACCAAGCATGCGTAGCCAAGTGGCACAAGCAGCAAGTCTTTTAACTGATTTAGTTAATCGTGCGATTACGGAAAGTGTAAATCAAGCAGGGCATAATATTGTCCGTATCAATACCAATGCATTGTTTGAAGATATGCTTAAACATCCGCAAAATTATGGCTTGAAATACATTCAAGGTGATGCGTGTGGAGATAACAGCAGTGCGGCAGGTAAATGTACCCCTGCGGTGATCGCTAAAGTAAAAGATCCAAATAGCTACCTCTTCGCTGACCCATTCCATCCAGGTCCAGTAGCTCATAAAGCTTTTGCGGATTATGTGTTAAATGTGGTGAATACACCAAAAGCCTTTGCAGTGTTACCAAGTTTATTACAACAACAAACAGAATTAAGCTTAGAACATTTACGTCACAATGATGAACTTAATTCAAACTATTCAGGTTTACAAGTAAGCGTGGCGCATGACCAAGCGAAAAATGTTCATATGACGCATTTAAATGTCGCTTTCCATTTCAATCCAAATTGGCAATGGCAAGTACAGGTGAGTGAAGGTCGCAACCATTTAGATAGTTACCAACAAACTTATTTAAGCAACCGTTCTATCGTGGCGGATACGGCATTACGTTATAACGGCGATAACTACTGGTTAGGTGCATTAGCAGGGGTAAACCGTGGTAAATTCTATACAGATCGTATGAATCAAATCGGACTTTCAACCCATGAACAACAATCACATACCACAGGTAAAGATTTCCACTTCGGTGTATATGGTGGTTATGCATGGAATTTCGATCCAATGACATTGATCGCAAGTGCGGATTTAACTCAAAGCTTCAAACATATTGAAGGCTTTAATACGGGCAACGATCCACTTATGCAAATGTATATCCAAGATCGTAACCAAAATAGCCTTGTATCAGGCGTTGAGTTAGAAACTCGTTTCCAACTTGATAGCTTTAAACCGTATGTACGTACACGTTTAAGCCGTGAATGGCATCGTTCAGTAGAATCGGTTAATGCATATTATAACGGTAGCGTATTTAGTACAGACGTAGCGAAATTAAAACCTTACACATGGAACGTCCAAGCTGGGGTACTTTACCAACCAACAGACTTACCAGTTTCAGCGAGTGTAAGTGTCGTGCGTGATCTTAAACAACCACTTTTACCACGTAATACCGTGTATCAAGCAAGTTTAAGTTACCATTTCTAA
- the pflA gene encoding pyruvate formate lyase 1-activating protein, whose product MTVLARYHSYESCGTVDGPGIRFILFLQGCLMRCQYCHNRDTWDLHGGKEISVEELMKEVLTYRHFMNATGGGVTASGGEAVLQAEFVRDWFRACKAEGINTCLDTNGFVRHYDQVIDELLDVTDLVLLDLKQLNDTIHQNLIGVSNKRTLEFAKYLEKRQIPVWIRYVVVPGYTDFDEDIHKLGKFVSTMKNVEKVDLLPYHKLGMHKWETMGEEYKLKDVNPPTKESLEHIKGILESYGLTVKY is encoded by the coding sequence ATGACGGTACTTGCACGCTACCATTCTTACGAATCTTGCGGTACGGTGGATGGTCCAGGCATTCGTTTTATTTTATTCTTACAAGGTTGCTTGATGCGATGCCAATATTGCCATAACCGTGATACTTGGGATTTGCATGGCGGAAAAGAAATTTCCGTTGAAGAGTTGATGAAAGAAGTATTGACCTATCGCCATTTTATGAATGCGACTGGAGGTGGGGTAACGGCATCAGGCGGGGAAGCAGTATTACAAGCTGAATTTGTGCGTGATTGGTTCCGTGCTTGCAAAGCAGAGGGGATTAATACCTGTTTAGATACCAACGGATTTGTACGCCACTATGATCAGGTGATTGATGAATTACTTGATGTCACCGATCTTGTTCTTCTCGATCTTAAACAACTTAATGATACCATTCATCAAAATTTGATCGGCGTATCCAATAAACGCACCTTAGAATTTGCAAAATATCTAGAAAAACGCCAAATTCCAGTGTGGATCCGCTATGTGGTTGTCCCTGGTTATACCGATTTTGATGAAGATATCCATAAGCTTGGAAAATTTGTATCAACCATGAAAAATGTTGAAAAAGTGGATCTACTACCGTATCACAAACTCGGTATGCACAAATGGGAAACCATGGGCGAAGAATATAAATTAAAAGACGTGAATCCACCAACTAAAGAAAGCCTTGAACATATCAAAGGCATTCTTGAAAGTTATGGTCTAACCGTAAAATACTAA
- the nagB gene encoding glucosamine-6-phosphate deaminase, translated as MRLIPLMDDAQVSEWAANYIVERINQFQPTPDRPFVLGLPTGGTPLATYQKLIKRYQEGKVSFKNVVTFNMDEYVDLPEDHPQSYHYFMYHNFFNHIDIPKENINILNGNAKNYEEECKRYEEKIRQYGKIHLFMGGVGTDGHIAFNEPASSLSSRTRIKTLTEETRIANSRFFDHNLDEVPKYALTIGVGTLLDAEEVMLLVTGYNKALALQAGVEGAVNHLWTVSALQLHPQCIIVCDEEATQELKVKTVKYFKALEHAAICSVAKTEN; from the coding sequence ATGCGGTTAATACCTTTAATGGATGATGCTCAAGTCAGTGAATGGGCAGCAAATTATATCGTTGAACGAATCAATCAATTCCAACCTACGCCCGATCGTCCTTTTGTTCTCGGTCTCCCAACAGGCGGAACGCCACTTGCCACTTACCAAAAACTCATAAAACGCTATCAAGAAGGCAAAGTCAGTTTTAAAAATGTCGTTACTTTTAATATGGATGAATATGTTGACTTACCCGAAGATCATCCACAAAGCTATCACTATTTTATGTACCATAATTTTTTCAATCACATTGATATTCCAAAAGAAAATATTAATATCCTCAATGGCAATGCAAAAAATTATGAAGAAGAATGTAAACGTTACGAGGAAAAAATTCGCCAATATGGAAAAATTCATCTCTTTATGGGCGGAGTAGGAACGGACGGACACATTGCCTTTAACGAACCCGCATCCTCACTTTCCTCTCGTACACGCATAAAAACCCTCACTGAAGAAACCCGCATCGCAAATTCCCGCTTCTTTGACCACAATCTTGATGAAGTCCCTAAATACGCCTTAACCATTGGCGTAGGCACATTATTAGATGCAGAAGAAGTGATGTTACTTGTCACTGGATACAATAAAGCACTCGCTTTACAAGCAGGGGTAGAAGGTGCGGTAAATCATTTATGGACCGTCAGTGCGTTACAACTTCACCCACAATGCATTATTGTGTGTGATGAAGAGGCTACGCAAGAACTGAAGGTAAAAACCGTCAAATACTTTAAAGCGTTAGAACATGCAGCGATTTGCTCCGTTGCTAAAACCGAAAATTAG
- the nagA gene encoding N-acetylglucosamine-6-phosphate deacetylase, producing the protein MKYALINTTIYTGEAVLKHHAVLIEGDKIVGIQSEESLPHTLKKVDLKGANLCAGFIDLQINGCGGVMFNDDISVKALETMQKTNIRSGTTSFLPTFITAANEKMFQAIDVVKDYMRKHKHEVLGIHLEGPYLSKEKKGVHRSEFVRGITHEMKNDLCARADYIKMLTLAPENPTAEFIPEFVKAGIVVSLGHSNATFEQAQAAFHAGATCVTHLHNAMSPISSGRDMGMVGACLYSDGYAGIIADGLHVTFENIALDKKIKGDRLFVVTDAIAPAGSDIKTFPFEGKQIHVENGRCVDENGTLAGSSITMIESVANLVKHVGMSLQEALRMANLYPARAIRVDDKLGSIHTGKIANLTAFDHEFNVTAVVVNGEYKIF; encoded by the coding sequence ATGAAATATGCATTAATCAATACCACTATTTATACGGGTGAAGCCGTTTTGAAACACCATGCCGTCCTTATCGAAGGGGATAAGATCGTCGGTATTCAAAGCGAAGAATCTTTACCGCATACGCTTAAAAAAGTTGATCTAAAAGGCGCAAATCTTTGTGCGGGTTTTATCGACTTACAAATTAACGGTTGTGGCGGTGTCATGTTTAATGATGACATCAGCGTAAAAGCATTAGAAACAATGCAGAAAACCAATATTCGATCAGGGACAACCAGTTTTTTACCGACATTTATTACCGCTGCAAACGAAAAAATGTTCCAAGCCATTGATGTCGTAAAAGACTACATGCGCAAACATAAACACGAAGTACTTGGTATCCACCTCGAAGGACCTTATCTCAGCAAAGAGAAAAAAGGCGTACATCGTAGTGAATTTGTGCGTGGCATTACCCATGAAATGAAAAATGATCTTTGCGCGCGTGCGGATTACATTAAAATGCTCACCCTCGCTCCAGAAAACCCAACTGCTGAATTTATTCCTGAATTTGTAAAAGCAGGGATTGTGGTTTCGCTTGGGCATTCCAATGCTACTTTTGAACAGGCTCAAGCTGCTTTCCACGCAGGCGCAACCTGTGTCACTCACTTACATAATGCGATGTCGCCAATTAGCTCAGGTCGTGACATGGGAATGGTGGGGGCTTGCCTTTACAGTGATGGCTATGCAGGTATCATTGCGGATGGATTACATGTGACTTTTGAAAATATTGCCCTTGATAAAAAAATCAAAGGCGATCGTTTATTTGTCGTAACAGATGCCATCGCACCAGCAGGATCAGACATCAAAACTTTCCCATTTGAAGGCAAACAAATCCATGTAGAAAATGGACGTTGTGTCGATGAAAATGGCACATTAGCGGGTTCTTCTATCACCATGATTGAATCCGTTGCTAACTTAGTAAAACATGTCGGCATGAGCCTACAAGAAGCACTCCGCATGGCAAACCTTTATCCAGCACGTGCAATTCGCGTGGACGATAAATTAGGTTCTATTCATACGGGTAAAATTGCCAACTTAACGGCATTTGACCACGAATTTAACGTGACCGCTGTTGTCGTTAATGGTGAATATAAAATTTTCTAA
- a CDS encoding 3-deoxy-D-manno-octulosonic acid kinase, producing MQYSKDNHYFLLADGIDTTNSLALFMPQTWQKAQRIIGHARGRGVTWFIGTQDLWDMNVALRHYYRGGLFGKFNKDLYYCRDVALSRSFAEFTLLQKLHQQGLAVPRPIAAHVHMVGWGFYRADLISELIEDAKDLTAILQEQSLRAEQWQEIGALVKKLHRNQVCHTDLNAHNILLQHANTPNEKFYLIDFDKCSERLGDDWKKDNLARLQRSFLKEVNRMHIHFDDACWQNLLEGYHAN from the coding sequence ATGCAGTACTCAAAAGACAATCATTATTTTTTGCTTGCCGACGGCATTGATACGACTAATTCACTCGCCCTTTTCATGCCTCAAACTTGGCAGAAAGCACAACGAATCATTGGTCATGCTCGTGGGCGAGGTGTGACTTGGTTTATTGGCACCCAAGATCTGTGGGATATGAATGTTGCGTTGCGCCATTATTATCGTGGTGGACTTTTTGGAAAGTTTAATAAAGATCTTTATTATTGCCGTGATGTCGCTTTGAGTCGTAGTTTTGCGGAGTTTACCCTTTTACAAAAACTCCACCAACAAGGTCTTGCGGTCCCTCGTCCTATTGCAGCGCATGTGCATATGGTCGGTTGGGGATTTTATCGTGCGGATTTGATTAGCGAATTAATCGAAGATGCCAAAGATCTTACGGCGATACTCCAAGAACAATCACTTCGTGCTGAACAATGGCAAGAAATTGGTGCGTTAGTCAAAAAATTGCATCGAAATCAAGTCTGCCATACCGATTTGAATGCGCATAATATTTTGTTGCAACATGCAAATACGCCGAATGAAAAATTTTATCTCATTGATTTTGATAAATGTAGTGAGCGTTTAGGTGATGATTGGAAAAAAGATAATTTAGCTCGCTTGCAACGTTCTTTTTTGAAAGAAGTCAACAGAATGCATATTCATTTTGATGATGCTTGCTGGCAAAATCTTTTGGAAGGCTACCACGCTAATTAA
- the lnt gene encoding apolipoprotein N-acyltransferase: MKKLLPYLVALLCGVTGVFAFSPFHLWYLAYPSLLGLIWVAKNPQRKTALWASFLWGLSFFSFGINWIHVSIHDFGGAPLWLSYLLVGVLAAYLSLFVVLFAYIVQRFNVQSPAIFPAIWTLTEFLRGWLFTGFPWLQFGYSQIDSPFAGLAPLFGEQGLTFFAMWVAAMLYTLIRLAIQKPKRPVALGFYILLLGIILGLSYASAGLHFVKEDKDRALRFTLLQGNIEQQMKWDPAYFWHSLNTYQDLIDQNLGKTDVIILPESALPLDEHQLYPFLKEMAEKARASHTEIVIGTVRLEKDGHYQNSIIDLGNPQFPYSLQDKNRYVKHHLVPFGEYVPLEKWLRSLGTIFNLPMSSFESGARLQANLHIQQHLFAPAICYEILFGEQLRENMRKNTDYILTISNDAWFGNSIGPWQHLQIAQMRALELGRPLIRATNTGITVFVNAQGKIIKQAPQFITTSLSDTVAPTTGRTPYAILGSKPLYFLIVLLIFFHSVTALAKKALFKHYAQQRAETDVTR, encoded by the coding sequence ATGAAAAAATTACTTCCTTACCTCGTAGCACTGCTGTGTGGTGTTACGGGTGTTTTTGCATTTTCGCCTTTTCACCTTTGGTACCTTGCTTATCCCTCTTTACTGGGGCTAATTTGGGTCGCCAAAAATCCACAACGTAAAACCGCACTTTGGGCAAGTTTCCTTTGGGGACTTAGCTTTTTTAGTTTTGGAATCAATTGGATTCACGTCAGCATTCATGATTTTGGTGGCGCACCGCTTTGGTTGAGCTACTTGCTTGTTGGTGTGCTAGCAGCTTACCTTTCTTTATTCGTTGTCCTTTTTGCCTATATCGTGCAGCGGTTTAATGTACAAAGCCCTGCTATTTTCCCTGCGATTTGGACTTTAACCGAGTTTTTAAGAGGCTGGCTGTTTACAGGTTTTCCGTGGTTACAATTTGGTTATTCTCAAATTGATAGTCCGTTTGCAGGACTTGCGCCACTCTTTGGCGAACAAGGGCTGACATTCTTTGCGATGTGGGTTGCAGCAATGCTCTATACGCTTATTCGTTTAGCCATTCAAAAACCTAAACGCCCTGTTGCTTTGGGTTTTTATATTCTCCTGCTTGGGATTATTCTTGGGTTAAGTTATGCGTCTGCAGGTTTACATTTTGTAAAAGAAGATAAAGATCGTGCGTTACGCTTTACCTTATTGCAAGGAAATATTGAGCAACAGATGAAATGGGATCCTGCGTATTTTTGGCATAGTTTAAATACTTACCAAGATTTGATTGATCAGAATCTTGGGAAAACGGATGTCATTATTTTACCTGAATCGGCACTACCTTTAGATGAGCATCAACTTTATCCATTTTTAAAAGAGATGGCTGAAAAAGCACGTGCTAGCCATACTGAAATTGTGATAGGTACTGTGCGTCTTGAAAAAGATGGGCATTATCAAAATTCGATTATTGATTTAGGTAATCCGCAATTTCCTTATTCGTTACAAGATAAAAATCGTTATGTAAAACATCATCTTGTTCCTTTTGGGGAATATGTTCCTCTTGAAAAATGGTTACGCTCATTAGGCACAATTTTTAATCTGCCAATGTCGAGTTTTGAAAGTGGCGCTCGTTTGCAGGCGAATTTACATATTCAGCAACATTTGTTTGCACCTGCGATTTGCTATGAAATTCTGTTTGGTGAGCAATTGCGTGAAAACATGCGTAAAAACACGGATTATATTTTGACTATTTCCAATGATGCATGGTTTGGGAACAGTATTGGTCCATGGCAACATTTACAAATTGCGCAAATGCGTGCCTTAGAACTGGGTCGTCCATTAATTCGTGCGACAAATACGGGCATCACTGTATTCGTCAATGCACAAGGAAAAATTATTAAACAAGCACCTCAATTTATTACGACAAGTTTGAGCGATACAGTAGCACCAACGACAGGCAGAACGCCTTATGCTATTTTGGGTTCAAAACCACTTTATTTTTTGATTGTTTTATTAATTTTCTTTCATAGCGTTACAGCACTTGCCAAAAAAGCGTTATTCAAGCATTATGCTCAACAACGTGCTGAAACGGACGTAACGCGTTAA
- the corC gene encoding CNNM family magnesium/cobalt transport protein CorC (CorC(YbeX) belongs to the Cyclin M Mg2+ Exporter (CNNM) family, and was characterized as belonging to a set of three proteins, at least one of which must be present for CorA to function.), translating into MQCSENSGEQPAENNRKSSFFQSFVHKFFPTELKNREELVEVIRDSEQNDLIDQGTREMIEGVMEIAHLRVRDIMIPRSQIVFIEITQDLDACLDTIIHSAHSRFPVITGERDHILGILHAKDLLTCLRKDAKPFDLLSMLRPAVVVPESKRVDRMLKDFRLERFHMAIVVDEFGAVSGLVTIEDILEQIVGDIEDEFDEDEGEDIRQLSRHVFSVKALTPIEDFNAHFQTHFDDEEVDTIGGLVMNAFGYLPDPGEEITLDGFKFKIIAADNRRLIQLRVTVPTKNIEKIEHATETEEPTE; encoded by the coding sequence ATGCAGTGTTCAGAAAACTCTGGCGAACAGCCGGCGGAAAATAACAGAAAATCGTCTTTTTTTCAATCGTTCGTTCATAAATTTTTCCCAACTGAATTGAAAAATCGTGAAGAACTTGTCGAAGTGATTCGAGATTCAGAACAAAATGATCTAATCGATCAGGGAACAAGGGAAATGATTGAGGGGGTCATGGAAATCGCTCATTTACGAGTGCGTGATATCATGATTCCTCGTTCTCAAATTGTGTTTATAGAGATAACACAAGATCTTGATGCGTGTTTAGATACCATTATCCATTCTGCCCATAGTCGCTTCCCTGTTATTACAGGCGAACGTGACCATATTCTTGGGATTTTACATGCTAAAGATTTACTCACTTGTTTGCGTAAAGATGCAAAACCTTTCGATCTTCTTTCTATGCTCCGTCCAGCGGTCGTTGTGCCTGAAAGTAAACGTGTCGATCGGATGTTGAAAGATTTCCGTTTAGAACGTTTTCATATGGCAATTGTCGTTGATGAGTTTGGTGCAGTATCTGGACTAGTGACCATTGAGGATATTCTGGAACAAATTGTCGGTGATATTGAAGATGAATTTGATGAGGATGAGGGGGAAGATATCCGCCAGCTTTCTCGTCATGTTTTCTCGGTAAAAGCATTGACCCCTATCGAAGATTTTAATGCGCATTTCCAAACGCATTTTGATGATGAAGAAGTCGATACTATTGGTGGCTTAGTCATGAATGCATTTGGTTATTTGCCTGATCCTGGTGAAGAAATCACGCTTGATGGGTTTAAATTTAAAATTATTGCTGCCGATAATCGCCGTCTTATTCAACTTCGAGTTACGGTGCCGACCAAAAACATCGAAAAAATTGAACACGCAACCGAAACAGAAGAACCCACTGAATGA